The following are from one region of the Actinomyces sp. oral taxon 897 genome:
- a CDS encoding RpiB/LacA/LacB family sugar-phosphate isomerase, translating to MRIALASDHAGFPLKREIAAWLESQGHTTEDFGTPDTQPADLSDHVYPAALAVARGQADRGVFVDGVGYGSALIANRVRGLTAVVCQDPFCARLAREHTDSNVLCLGGKIIGSAIALEIVRVWMTTGFLDQPKYRRRVDKVEQISNRHLVALEDLDL from the coding sequence ATGCGTATTGCACTTGCCAGTGACCACGCGGGCTTCCCGCTCAAGAGAGAGATCGCGGCGTGGCTGGAGTCCCAGGGACACACCACCGAGGACTTCGGCACGCCGGACACCCAGCCCGCCGACCTGTCCGACCACGTCTACCCCGCCGCCCTGGCAGTGGCCCGGGGCCAGGCCGACCGGGGCGTCTTCGTCGACGGGGTGGGCTACGGCTCGGCCCTGATCGCCAACCGGGTGCGCGGGCTGACGGCGGTGGTGTGCCAGGACCCCTTCTGCGCCCGGCTCGCCCGGGAGCACACCGACTCCAACGTGCTGTGCCTGGGAGGCAAGATCATTGGCTCGGCGATCGCCCTGGAGATCGTCCGGGTGTGGATGACCACCGGCTTCCTGGACCAGCCCAAGTACCGCAGGCGGGTGGACAAGGTCGAGCAGATCAGCAACCGGCACCTGGTGGCCCTGGAGGACCTGGACCTGTAG